From the genome of Bombus huntii isolate Logan2020A chromosome 14, iyBomHunt1.1, whole genome shotgun sequence, one region includes:
- the LOC126873494 gene encoding CLIP-associating protein 1-A isoform X9: MAVNPRDMDGFMPLLSTTDIKKKLNVGSLLLNYLGDATKSIECQDIGQFIDNIIPWLSNGNPKVVQNGLEILTFLADRMGHDFKPYISTIIQPTIDRLGDSKDATREKAQLVLLKIMEKGCMSPQQLLDRLRPAFSHKNAKLREEALILLTTTLNEHGADEMILSGVIPSIVKLLSDPSEKVRETALNTLADIYRHVGERLRVDLQRKHNVPQAKLLLLIEKFDQLKAAGDLLPLAMSSDVGKTTDETDRAIKSAPVKRLAAAAAAAPPKRGQFGPAKAPSSALGQAGAVDEETFLTAFEDVPSVNLFSAKDLEEQMKIIRENVGDDKKDWKQRTESMKKLRAIVIAGGTNYENFLENLKSVQRSFEVACTDLRSQVVREACITLAFLSQQLKNKFASFGEAVLLTLMNLIQNSAKVVATAGAVAVRFILQNTHYSRFVPIITSCLSHKSKDIRRASCEYLNLILQIWPTQILQKHLTILQDTIKKGIADSDSEARAFARKSYWAFKDHFPEQAEALLNSLDTAYKRSLMSLSNSGSINSLNVVTRSASVSPRTSRPVMSATGSTENLHQSSGQPHGPLRRTPSLPRSYRQSGIPVLQRPTDSHYRATPGVRSTSAIDLQAAQRAKARMMYANMSRQKASLPRPSKSPDTTAVASPERTARTRTRVSGVSQSQPSSRSGSPSSRLSYATYNREGESLIARPRRLSGHGIRSTGNSREPSPQRFGMDRSFASKIRGRSLHMSPTDRPQSRPVMAQKMLQQSREAESALADALTFENIDNYPRTPRGKGDHSDDSETSSICSERSMDSFRRPNDSFSWSGSQQRLYRDMWDQSIPKDIKEIIENCAHKHWGDRKEGLVGLQHFLSNGNTLTATELRKVTDIFTKMFMDSHTKVFSLFLDTLNELVATHSEDLGDWLYVLCARLLNKLGTDLLGSIQAKIHKTLEVVRECFPGEQLLPAVMRYLTDPTQTPNSRVKIATLVFITQIAETAEPSALINSAGTALARLLDWSNDVKSQDVRRHAQNAVISLYNLNPPKVTMILAELPKYYQEAALPLVQNHLRKSSGSSNPASPGTPPPRAQSSPARSKGKGDIDNADENLEEVYKSLRRTTAEIQNYGFERLERATTSKDSGISNMADVEEKMEGLTLCNSGRSSSVSSPTQRGRSVTNITVNGSSDTIAGDLILPQENNGYKTHGSSPDSIKRPEVLDNMIKTLQSKMTQTEEKVSALQEFQLYVREGDALYIKQNFKKLLKTLLDSLTNDSKKMQVEVLQTLIDMLKCPELVDSFSVYPELLVLKVINAYKLDDQKQDSSTSSNSRSPVLWMAEKCAATIAMVLKPEQVIHLVSTIITTEPYPLNMGAIKMLHKVVEHWGRDAIEPHLSKVMPGLIKAYDDNESAVRKSAVFCMVAIHLAVGEELLKPHLSCLYTSKLKLLNIYIQRAQQANSQPASPRSNSKN; the protein is encoded by the exons ATGGCGGTGAATCCGCGTGATATGGACGGTTTTATGCCGCTCCTGTCAACGACTGACATCAAGAAAAAGTTAAACGTTGGTAGTTTGCTGTTGAATTACTTGGGAGATGCGACCAAGAGCATCGAGTGTCAAGACATCGGACAGTTTATCGACAACATCATACCATGGTTGAGCAACGGCAACCCCAAG GTCGTGCAGAATGGTTTAGAAATCCTCACGTTTCTCGCGGATCGAATGGGTCACGACTTCAAGCCTTACATTTCCACTATTATTCAGCCAACGATAGACAGACTAG GTGACAGCAAGGATGCGACACGGGAAAAGGCGCAACTGGTGCTTCTCAAAATAATGGAGAAAGGGTGTATGTCTCCTCAACAACTCTTGGACAGACTGCGACCGGCCTTTAGTCACAAAAATGCAAAGTTACGAGAGGAAGCCCTGATTCTACTAACCACGACGTTGAACGA GCACGGCGCCGATGAAATGATACTGTCCGGAGTGATTCCAAGTATCGTGAAATTATTATCGGATCCATCCGAAAAAGTGCGAGAAACTGCTTTAAACACATTGGCGGATATCTACAGACACGTTGGTGAAAGATTACGAGTGGATTTGCAGAGAAAGCACAATGTACCGCAAGCTAA ATTGCTGTTGCTGATAGAAAAATTCGATCAGCTGAAAGCCGCTGGCGACTTGCTGCCTCTGGCCATGTCTTCGGACG TTGGCAAAACCACCGATGAAACGGACAGAGCG ATTAAATCGGCTCCTGTGAAAAGGTtagctgctgctgctgctgctgctccTCCGAAAAGAGGACAATTCGGTCCTGCGAAAGCTCCATCTTCAGCTCTAG GTCAAGCTGGCGCCGTCGACGAGGAAACTTTCCTTACAGCGTTCGAAGATGTGCCATCTGTAAATTTGTTTTCCGCAAAAGATCTCGAAGAGCAGATGAAAATCATAAGAGAAAATGTTGGTGACGATAAAAAAGATTGGAAACAAAGGACAGAGAGT ATGAAAAAATTAAGAGCAATCGTTATAGCGGGCGGTACGAATTACGAAAACTTTTTAGAAAACTTGAAAAGCGTGCAAAGATCTTTTGAAGTTGCTTGCACGGATCTTAGGTCGCAAGTGGTAAGGGAGGCGTGCATTACCTTAGCGTTTCTTAGTCAacagttaaaaaataaattcgcTAGTTTTGGAGAAGCAGTCTTACTCACCTTAATGAACCTCATACAAAATAGTGCCAAG GTTGTGGCAACAGCTGGTGCCGTAGCCGTGAGGTTTATTCTTCAGAATACGCATTACAGTCGTTTCGTGCCAATTATCACATCCTGTTTAAGTCACAAGAGCAAAGACATACGTCGAGCATCGTGCGAATATCTAAAtctaattttacaaatatggCCTACTCAAATATTACAGAAACACTTGACCATCTTACAAGATACGATCAAGAAAGGTATCGCCGACTCGGATTCGGAAGCAAGAGCCTTTGCCAGGAA GTCATATTGGGCATTCAAAGATCATTTTCCGGAACAAGCAGAGGCATTGCTCAACAGCCTCGACACCGCGTACAAACGCTCGTTGATGTCCCTTAGCAATAGCGGTAGCATTAACAGTCTGAACGTAGTGACGAGATCGGCCAGCGTTAGTCCTCGAACATCCAGACCAGTGATGAGCGCCACAG GTAGTACGGAAAATTTGCATCAGTCTTCGGGTCAACCCCATGGCCCGCTCAGACGAACTCCCTCCTTGCCACGGTCTTATCGTCAGTCTGGTATTCCAGTTCTCCAAAGACCCACTGATAGTCATT ATCGTGCAACTCCGGGCGTTAGATCTACTAGCGCGATAGATTTGCAAGCCGCGCAAAGAGCTAAAGCGAGAATGATGTACGCGAATATGAGCAGACAGAAAGCGTCCCTTC CACGACCTAGCAAATCACCGGACACAACCGCCGTTGCTAGTCCAGAAAGAACCGCGAGAACAAGGACCAGAGTATCCGGAGTGTCGCAATCTCAGC CTAGCAGCAGATCGGGATCACCGTCCTCGAGACTCAGTTATGCAACGTACAATCGCGAAGGAGAATCGTTAATTGCAAGACCTAGACGGTTATCCGGCCACGGGATCAGAAGTACCGGTAACAGTCGTGAACCAAGTCCGCAAAGATTCGGAATGGATAGAAGTTTCGCGAGCAAAATACG GGGAAGAAGTTTACATATGTCTCCGACGGACAGGCCTCAATCCAGACCAGTTATGGCACAAAAGATGCTGCAGCAGTCGCGTGAAGCGGAATCAGCGTTGGCGGACGCGCTTACCTTCGAAAATATCGACAATTACCCAAGAACACCGAGAGGAAAGGGCGATCACAGCGATGACAGTGAAACCAGCAGCATATGCTCCGAACGAAGTATGGACAGCTTTAGGCGACCAAACGAT TCGTTCTCATGGAGTGGCTCTCAACAAAGACTGTATCGTGATATGTGGGATCAATCTATCCCAAAG GATATCAAGGAAATCATAGAGAATTGCGCGCATAAACATTGGGGCGATAGGAAAGAAGGTTTAGTCGGATTGCAACATTTTCTGTCAAATGGAAATACGCTTACAGCCACGGAATTGCGCAAAGTAACAGACATCTTTACGAAAATGTTCATGGATTCTCATACAAAAGTATTCAGTTTATTTTTGGACACACTGAATGAATTAGTAGCTACTCACAGCGAAGATCTCGGTGACTGGCTTTATGTTTTGTGTGCTCGACTTTTGAATAAATTAGGCACCGATTTACTTGGCTCGATACAAGCGAAAATACACAAAACGCTCGAGGTGGTTAG GGAATGCTTCCCCGGAGAGCAACTTTTGCCGGCTGTAATGAGGTATCTGACGGATCCAACGCAAACGCCAAATTCTCGTGTAAAAATAGCCACACTCGTGTTTATCACGCAAATAGCAGAAACGGCAGAACCGTCTGCTCTTATTAACTCTGCTGGGACAGCGCTCGCAAGGTTACTCGACTGGTCGAACGATGTTAAAAGCCAAGATGTCAGGAGGCATGCACAAAATGCTGTTATATCGCTGTATAATTTGAATCCTCCGAAAGTCACTATGATATTAGCTGAATTACCCAAGTATTATCAG GAGGCGGCATTGCCTTTGGTGCAAAATCACTTGAGGAAATCGTCGGGTTCGAGTAATCCCGCGTCCCCTGGAACTCCGCCTCCTAGGGCGCAGAGCTCACCAGCTCGTTCGAAAGGTAAAGGTGACATTGACAATGCGGATGAAAACTTGGAAGAAGTTTATAA ATCTTTAAGGCGTACGACGGCGGAGATACAAAATTATGGTTTTGAACGTTTAGAAAGAGCAACTACCAGCAAAGACAGTGGAATCAGCAATATGGCTGATGTCGAGGAAAAAATGGAAGGACTTACGTTATGCAACTCG GGTCGTTCGTCTTCTGTTTCTTCGCCCACGCAAAGGGGACGATCTGTGACTAACATTACAGTTAATGGTTCAAGCGATACGATCGCCGGGGATCTTATCCTACCTCAGGAAAATAATGGTTACAAAACGCATG GGTCATCACCCGATTCGATAAAAAGGCCAGAAGTTTTAGATAATATGATTAAAACGTTGCAATCCAAGATGACACAAACCGAAGAAAAAGTATCAGCTCTACAAGAATTTCAATTGTACGTTCGCGAAGGAGATGCTTTGTACATTAAACagaattttaa AAAGCTGCTCAAAACGTTGTTAGATAGTTTGACTAACGATAGCAAGAAAATGCAAGTAGAAGTACTTCAAACTTTAATCGATATGCTTAAATGTCCAGAACTTGTCGACAGTTTTTCCGTCTATCCTGAATTGCTGGTTTTAAAAGTAATTAACGCGTATAAATTAGACGACCAGAAACAAGATTCTTCCACTAGTAGCAATTCAAGATCTCCA GTTCTCTGGATGGCGGAAAAATGTGCTGCAACGATAGCGATGGTTCTAAAGCCAGAACAAGTGATTCACCTAGTATCGACTATAATAACTACCGAACCATATCCCCTGAATATGGGCGCGATAAAAATGCTTCACAAGGTTGTGGAACATTGGGGTCGCGATGCGATAGAACCTCATTTGTCGAAAGTTATGCCCGGTCTCATCAAA GCGTACGATGACAATGAAAGCGCGGTACGTAAAAGCGCTGTGTTTTGTATGGTAGCGATACATTTGGCAGTTGGCGAAGAATTGTTGAAACCTCATCTCAGCTGCTTGTATACCAGCAAACTGAAgcttttaaacatttacatACAACGCGCGCAACAAGCGAACAGTCAGCCGGCAAGCCCACGTAGCAATAGTAAAAATTAA